A section of the Pediococcus inopinatus genome encodes:
- a CDS encoding CopY/TcrY family copper transport repressor yields the protein MTPSEWEVMRIIWTKRSISSLDVIEVMQRKRDWSESTIKTLLGRLTKKNILATTKEGRHFNYRPTVPETTAMDKTVAELFQHLCDMKKGAGIINLLAKLNLSKGDIERMQAQLDKKLKDAPWI from the coding sequence ATGACGCCTTCTGAATGGGAGGTGATGCGCATCATTTGGACTAAGAGAAGTATAAGTAGCCTTGATGTTATTGAAGTGATGCAGCGAAAACGTGATTGGTCGGAATCTACAATCAAAACTTTACTTGGTCGGTTAACTAAAAAAAATATTTTGGCGACAACTAAAGAAGGTCGTCATTTTAATTATCGACCTACTGTGCCGGAAACAACCGCAATGGACAAAACTGTGGCTGAATTATTTCAACATCTCTGTGATATGAAAAAAGGAGCCGGCATCATTAATCTGTTAGCTAAGTTAAATCTTAGTAAAGGTGATATTGAGCGTATGCAGGCTCAGCTTGATAAAAAACTAAAGGATGCGCCTTGGATCTGA
- a CDS encoding TPM domain-containing protein, which translates to MKRKKTNIWLWLLLLPFLSLFQTTLVQAASLPNTPAENYFDQVNLLDSQTQNLVNAKNQQYEGTKAKPQIMLAVVKSTGDTDIDQYAADLFSKWRIGQKNSDNGILILYALNGGKRNVRIEVGYGLEDVVTDSQSGQILNNNTVQLKSTSSTIVNQGLQKTFDSVATLVDKHYGYKNNKSAISGNENQNVVKSDRNLFNWKNILQLIALLIFIGFIISPWGRSWQFWSIIAWLFNNNNDHFGGFGGGSSGGGGSSGGGGASI; encoded by the coding sequence GTGAAACGAAAAAAGACGAATATCTGGCTGTGGTTATTATTATTACCATTTTTGTCACTGTTCCAAACTACTCTTGTTCAGGCAGCCAGTTTACCTAATACGCCAGCTGAAAATTATTTTGACCAAGTGAATTTGTTAGATTCACAGACACAAAATTTAGTTAATGCTAAGAACCAACAATATGAAGGAACTAAGGCTAAACCACAAATTATGTTGGCTGTGGTAAAATCTACTGGCGATACTGATATAGACCAGTATGCAGCTGATTTATTTTCAAAATGGAGAATTGGTCAAAAGAACTCGGATAATGGTATTCTAATTCTTTACGCCTTAAACGGTGGTAAACGTAATGTTCGTATCGAGGTTGGTTATGGATTAGAAGATGTGGTTACAGATAGCCAATCTGGACAAATTTTGAACAATAATACGGTACAATTGAAATCCACTTCCTCTACAATCGTAAACCAGGGATTACAGAAAACATTCGATAGCGTAGCAACATTAGTTGATAAACATTATGGCTATAAAAATAATAAAAGTGCAATTTCTGGTAATGAAAATCAGAATGTAGTGAAATCTGATCGTAATCTTTTCAATTGGAAAAATATTTTGCAACTAATCGCTTTGCTTATTTTTATCGGTTTTATAATCAGTCCTTGGGGTCGCAGTTGGCAATTCTGGTCAATAATAGCTTGGCTTTTCAATAATAATAATGATCATTTTGGTGGCTTTGGTGGTGGTTCTTCAGGTGGTGGTGGATCCTCTGGCGGTGGTGGTGCAAGCATTTAG
- a CDS encoding copper-translocating P-type ATPase yields MSIRNRFIFSLIVSTPILINMVASPFGFGLPGGMWTQFLLTTAVMAVSGRAFIQSAWASFRHHHANMDTLVAIGTGTAYLYSIYAMFSNQDVFFEDAALVITLILLGQVFEENMKRNASGAVAKLLDLQAKEAEVLRGGEIIKVPMAEVVVGDILRVKPGQKIAVDGVITEGSSTIDESMVTGESMPTEKKVDDTVIGSTMNSTGTFMFKASKVGNDTLLAQIVEMVKKAQTSHAPIQKTVDKISDIFVPAVLIIAILAFFVWYVLLGASVVTAMLFTVSVIIIACPCALGIATPTALMVGTGRSAKMGILIKNGEVLEAVNTIKTVVFDKTGTITVGKPKVTDIIGDEQMVLDVAANLEASSEHPLAAAVLEKAKEQGITPNAAQNFKAIEGKGVQAQINGKKAFIGNDKLLDNYNLTDQLTAKMVQLQSEAKTVVIVGYDDKIVGLIAIQDAPKQSSATAIAALKKRGLRPVMLTGDNERVARAIADQVGIDEVIADVLPGDKADHVKQLQQQAPVAFVGDGINDAPALTTADVGIAMGSGTDIAIESGGIILVKNNLLDVVNALELSQKTFNRIKLNLFWAFIYNSLGIPVAAGIFVGLGLILSPELAGLGMALSSLSVVASSLMLNKTKLTTVTA; encoded by the coding sequence ATGAGTATAAGAAATCGATTTATATTTTCTTTGATTGTTTCTACTCCAATATTAATAAATATGGTCGCTAGTCCTTTTGGCTTCGGGTTACCAGGAGGTATGTGGACGCAGTTTCTACTGACAACTGCAGTAATGGCCGTCTCTGGCCGAGCATTTATACAAAGTGCTTGGGCATCATTTCGGCATCACCATGCTAATATGGACACTTTAGTAGCGATTGGCACGGGAACGGCCTATTTATATAGTATTTATGCAATGTTTAGTAACCAAGACGTTTTCTTCGAAGATGCAGCCCTTGTCATCACCTTAATTTTATTGGGCCAAGTTTTTGAAGAAAATATGAAACGTAATGCATCTGGTGCTGTGGCAAAGCTATTGGATTTACAAGCGAAAGAAGCCGAAGTTTTGCGTGGTGGCGAAATTATTAAAGTTCCAATGGCTGAAGTTGTCGTAGGCGATATTCTTCGTGTTAAACCAGGACAAAAAATTGCTGTAGATGGCGTAATTACTGAAGGTAGTTCGACAATTGATGAGTCAATGGTTACAGGTGAAAGTATGCCGACTGAGAAAAAAGTTGACGATACGGTAATTGGCTCAACAATGAATAGTACTGGAACATTTATGTTTAAGGCCAGTAAAGTAGGCAATGATACATTACTAGCACAAATTGTTGAAATGGTCAAAAAAGCTCAAACTAGTCATGCACCAATTCAAAAAACTGTTGATAAGATTTCCGATATTTTTGTTCCTGCTGTTTTAATTATTGCAATTCTGGCCTTTTTTGTTTGGTATGTTTTACTTGGAGCCAGCGTAGTAACTGCCATGCTATTTACCGTTTCTGTAATCATTATTGCTTGCCCTTGTGCATTAGGAATTGCTACGCCAACGGCCTTGATGGTTGGTACCGGACGCAGTGCTAAGATGGGCATTCTAATTAAAAACGGTGAAGTGTTGGAGGCTGTCAATACAATTAAAACGGTTGTTTTTGATAAAACAGGTACGATTACAGTTGGAAAACCAAAAGTAACGGATATTATTGGTGATGAACAAATGGTACTTGACGTAGCAGCTAATCTTGAAGCTTCTTCGGAGCATCCTTTAGCAGCAGCTGTGCTAGAAAAAGCTAAGGAACAAGGCATCACACCCAACGCTGCACAAAATTTCAAGGCAATCGAGGGTAAAGGTGTACAAGCACAGATCAATGGTAAAAAAGCCTTCATTGGTAATGATAAATTACTTGATAATTATAATCTTACTGATCAATTAACAGCTAAAATGGTACAGTTGCAAAGCGAAGCCAAAACAGTGGTAATTGTTGGCTACGACGATAAAATTGTTGGGTTAATTGCTATTCAAGATGCGCCAAAGCAAAGCTCAGCTACAGCAATTGCGGCCTTGAAGAAACGTGGCTTACGTCCAGTTATGTTAACTGGTGATAACGAACGGGTTGCTCGGGCAATTGCTGATCAGGTTGGCATTGATGAAGTAATTGCCGATGTACTACCTGGTGATAAGGCAGATCATGTTAAACAGCTTCAACAACAGGCACCAGTTGCGTTTGTTGGTGATGGTATTAACGATGCACCGGCATTAACAACAGCTGACGTTGGAATCGCCATGGGATCAGGAACAGATATTGCGATTGAATCAGGCGGTATTATCTTAGTTAAAAATAACTTATTGGATGTTGTTAATGCACTTGAATTAAGTCAAAAGACGTTTAATCGAATTAAGCTGAACTTGTTCTGGGCATTTATATATAATTCACTGGGCATTCCTGTCGCTGCTGGTATTTTTGTCGGACTTGGTTTGATCTTAAGCCCAGAGCTGGCTGGTTTGGGGATGGCATTGAGTTCATTATCAGTTGTTGCGAGCTCGTTGATGCTTAATAAAACCAAGTTAACCACTGTAACTGCGTGA
- a CDS encoding sensor histidine kinase produces MKRQIRTQLIISFLFLVLLIVGSISLMTVSLVSDHFDKYVQQKHDTTLTAYKNELMVSYLTSNGTWKQSKVKKIGARALQDGLILVLKDADNKIVWEPSQTLLHKATNAKNIDSMNKTTEAIKINSKQIAQAQFSHNDALGYTRHDVAFINDLRISLAGISAFVFLVAIIIAVWIARDLSKPLRQIVSFTQAVASGDYRNQLPQQTQIVEINALINVTNELSRQLSKNQALRERLSSDIAHELRTPLTTIQGSLEAMIDGIWPISEARLVSLNDEVIRLTHLINNIENIASIEHSEDKLIKVDTDLSKLIQQVLSNFQSNLEEKKITLDYHTEKVIAVIDPDKINQVITNLLSNAIKFTQTRGKIIIKLKRISDNIVLTVEDNGSGIAEKDVPHIFDHFYMADPARNRQQGGQGIGLAIVKTIVVAHGGSVSVDSKLGIGTIFTVKLPLNN; encoded by the coding sequence ATGAAGCGGCAGATTCGAACACAGCTAATAATCTCTTTTCTATTTTTGGTGTTGTTGATTGTTGGTTCAATTAGTTTAATGACAGTAAGCCTGGTCAGTGATCATTTTGATAAATATGTGCAACAAAAACATGATACAACGCTCACTGCATATAAAAATGAATTAATGGTTAGTTATCTGACTAGCAATGGTACTTGGAAACAATCTAAAGTTAAAAAGATTGGTGCTAGAGCACTACAGGATGGCCTTATTTTAGTTTTAAAAGACGCTGATAATAAAATCGTATGGGAACCAAGTCAGACCTTGTTACATAAGGCCACTAATGCTAAAAATATCGATAGTATGAATAAAACGACTGAGGCCATCAAGATTAATTCTAAACAAATTGCCCAAGCACAATTCTCACATAATGATGCTTTAGGTTATACACGACATGATGTGGCGTTTATCAATGATTTACGAATTAGTTTGGCCGGTATCTCGGCCTTTGTTTTTTTAGTCGCGATAATTATTGCGGTATGGATAGCCCGTGATCTAAGTAAGCCGTTACGACAAATTGTATCCTTTACTCAAGCGGTTGCATCTGGTGATTATCGAAATCAATTACCACAACAAACCCAAATTGTAGAAATAAACGCGCTAATAAATGTAACTAATGAGCTCTCACGTCAGTTATCCAAGAATCAGGCTCTGAGAGAACGCTTATCTTCCGATATTGCTCATGAATTACGAACGCCTTTAACAACGATCCAAGGTTCGTTAGAGGCGATGATCGATGGTATTTGGCCAATTAGTGAGGCTAGGTTGGTTAGTTTAAATGATGAAGTCATAAGGCTGACCCACTTAATCAATAACATTGAAAATATCGCTTCAATTGAACATAGTGAGGATAAGTTAATTAAGGTTGATACAGATCTTAGTAAATTAATACAACAAGTTTTAAGTAACTTTCAGAGTAACCTTGAAGAGAAAAAAATAACACTTGATTATCATACTGAGAAAGTTATTGCCGTGATAGATCCAGACAAAATAAATCAGGTTATTACAAATTTATTGTCAAACGCCATAAAATTTACACAAACAAGAGGCAAAATAATAATTAAGTTAAAACGAATATCGGATAACATTGTTTTGACTGTAGAAGATAATGGTAGTGGTATTGCGGAAAAAGACGTACCACATATATTTGATCACTTCTATATGGCTGATCCAGCACGAAATCGACAACAAGGTGGGCAAGGAATTGGTTTAGCAATCGTTAAGACAATTGTGGTGGCTCATGGTGGCTCAGTTTCTGTTGATAGTAAATTAGGTATTGGGACGATTTTTACAGTTAAACTACCATTAAATAACTAA
- a CDS encoding transposase, with protein MSKQKYSVDFKKMIVKLYQDGTSVVELTNEYGIANVTIYKWINLYKEDKETGASKADILALQKRLNRLESENDILKKALTIFAKK; from the coding sequence ATGTCTAAACAGAAATACTCAGTTGATTTCAAAAAAATGATCGTTAAACTCTACCAGGATGGCACCTCGGTAGTTGAGCTTACAAATGAATATGGTATTGCAAATGTCACTATTTACAAATGGATCAATTTATACAAAGAGGACAAAGAAACTGGTGCCTCGAAAGCTGATATTTTAGCGCTACAGAAGCGTCTTAATCGGCTTGAAAGTGAGAATGATATCTTAAAAAAAGCCTTAACCATATTCGCCAAAAAGTAA
- the lgt gene encoding prolipoprotein diacylglyceryl transferase, whose protein sequence is MGALNPIAFKLGPFLVHWYGIIIASGAVLGVLLAIKETKQQKISADDIYDLILWALPIGLIGARLYYVIFEWSYYSQHLNEIIAIWQGGIAIYGGLIAGGITLIIFCRRRGLSIWQVLDVVTPGIMLGQVIGRWGNFINQEAFGTVVSRGFLQQLHLPNFIVQQMYIGGAYHQPTFLYESVWNLIGLILLISLRHKKGLFKRGEIALSYAIWYSFGRFFVEGMRTDSLYLFGQVRVSQLLSLVIFVVMIIIFVYRRKQQKISNYLIS, encoded by the coding sequence ATGGGGGCATTAAATCCGATTGCGTTTAAACTAGGACCTTTTCTGGTTCATTGGTATGGCATTATTATTGCTAGTGGTGCAGTGCTTGGCGTACTACTTGCAATTAAAGAGACTAAGCAGCAAAAGATTTCTGCGGATGATATTTATGATCTGATACTCTGGGCTTTACCAATTGGCCTGATAGGTGCACGACTTTATTATGTTATTTTTGAATGGTCGTATTATTCGCAACATTTAAATGAGATCATTGCAATTTGGCAAGGCGGAATTGCAATTTATGGCGGTTTGATTGCTGGTGGTATTACATTGATTATCTTCTGCCGGCGACGTGGCCTGTCAATTTGGCAAGTTTTAGATGTTGTTACGCCAGGCATCATGCTAGGACAAGTTATTGGGAGATGGGGGAATTTTATTAATCAGGAAGCTTTTGGTACTGTCGTCTCACGTGGCTTTCTGCAGCAGCTCCATTTACCCAATTTTATCGTACAGCAGATGTATATCGGTGGTGCGTATCATCAACCGACATTTCTATATGAATCGGTATGGAATCTTATTGGATTGATTTTACTTATTAGCTTACGACATAAAAAAGGGCTTTTTAAACGAGGAGAAATTGCGTTAAGCTATGCAATTTGGTATTCGTTTGGTCGATTTTTTGTTGAAGGAATGCGGACTGATAGCCTGTACCTATTTGGACAAGTACGAGTCTCACAATTATTATCATTAGTTATTTTTGTTGTTATGATAATTATCTTCGTTTATCGACGAAAGCAACAAAAGATCTCTAATTATTTAATCAGCTGA
- a CDS encoding cupredoxin domain-containing protein, whose amino-acid sequence MVEKKQSIVVVVDGGYHPDTVKLTKGIPAEIIFKRISDKGCVDTIVFPKLGIKRFLPINEQQIFSINTDKAGEYQFHCGMDMAYGKVIIK is encoded by the coding sequence ATGGTAGAAAAGAAACAAAGTATTGTGGTAGTTGTTGATGGTGGCTATCATCCAGATACAGTGAAACTAACCAAAGGAATTCCTGCAGAAATTATTTTTAAGCGGATCAGTGATAAGGGATGTGTAGATACGATTGTATTTCCAAAACTTGGTATCAAGCGTTTCTTACCAATAAACGAACAACAAATTTTCTCGATTAATACAGATAAGGCTGGCGAATATCAATTTCATTGTGGGATGGATATGGCCTACGGAAAGGTGATTATAAAATGA
- a CDS encoding ArsC/Spx/MgsR family protein: MINLYFHTSDPAKRKMLDWFRCQKIETQTRNIMQKRLTKLEIRHLFLLSDNGSDDLIATRSKTAREYTFDNSLTFDQLVTIVYKHPKIMKNPIAFNENNLISGFNLEDIGVFIPRIQRKRERLSLFSKLYTVEFG; this comes from the coding sequence ATGATTAATTTATATTTTCATACCAGTGATCCAGCAAAAAGAAAAATGTTGGATTGGTTTCGTTGTCAAAAAATAGAAACACAAACCAGAAATATTATGCAAAAACGCTTAACAAAATTAGAAATTAGACATTTATTTTTGCTGTCTGATAATGGTAGTGATGATTTAATTGCAACACGTTCAAAGACTGCTCGAGAATATACTTTCGATAATAGTTTAACCTTTGATCAATTAGTTACTATCGTGTATAAGCATCCTAAAATCATGAAAAATCCAATTGCTTTTAATGAGAATAATTTAATTTCTGGATTTAATCTTGAAGATATCGGTGTTTTCATACCACGAATACAGCGTAAACGTGAGCGCTTGTCACTGTTTAGTAAATTATATACCGTGGAGTTTGGTTAA
- a CDS encoding LemA family protein, which translates to MQSRRFKPWWVVLVVSLGIFAVIGAISVDTYNNLAKQNQEVEAQWSQVENVMQRRYDLIPNLVSAVKGSMNQEQKVFGQIADARKSYGSATTVKEKANADNKVNSSVGTLINVIQENYPNLKSNTNVATLMTQLEGSENRIAVERRRYIQQVKTYNQSVVTFPKNIFASTMGLGKKTEFKANSNASKAPKVDFNN; encoded by the coding sequence ATGCAATCTCGAAGATTTAAGCCTTGGTGGGTTGTTTTAGTAGTATCTTTAGGCATTTTTGCTGTTATAGGAGCGATTAGTGTCGATACCTATAATAATTTAGCTAAACAGAATCAAGAAGTTGAAGCGCAATGGAGTCAAGTAGAGAACGTGATGCAACGACGCTATGATTTAATTCCAAACTTGGTAAGTGCAGTTAAAGGCAGCATGAATCAGGAACAGAAGGTTTTTGGTCAAATTGCTGATGCACGGAAGAGTTATGGCAGCGCGACAACAGTTAAGGAAAAGGCTAATGCTGATAATAAAGTCAATAGTTCAGTTGGTACTTTGATCAATGTGATCCAAGAAAATTATCCTAATTTGAAGTCGAATACCAATGTTGCGACGTTAATGACCCAACTAGAGGGATCTGAAAATCGTATTGCGGTTGAACGGCGTCGTTATATTCAGCAAGTTAAGACTTATAATCAAAGTGTGGTTACTTTTCCTAAAAATATTTTTGCATCTACAATGGGCTTAGGTAAAAAGACTGAATTTAAAGCAAATTCAAATGCAAGCAAGGCTCCTAAAGTTGATTTTAACAACTAG
- a CDS encoding IS3 family transposase, translating to MRQKVSSEDWQAAIKPNLKQHRIKEICQVLQVPRSTYYDQQNHYISPQAEHRKTLCQAIKRIYYNHRRVYGAPKILKELKKEGLAASIKLVQRLMRQMELKSITLKKWHYQQANNIDEANYPNLLAQDFSTTAPNQKWCADITYVHTKADGWCYLSSIQDLYSRKIIAHKLSRHMTADLVLDTLKQAFETRKVTDQLIIHTDLGSQYRSTTFEELLRQRHIQHSYSKRGCPYDNSVLESFHASLKKEEVYQTHYQNFDEANVALFSYIESFYNNDRIHSAIDYLTPNEKEELVA from the coding sequence ATTCGCCAAAAAGTAAGCTCGGAAGATTGGCAAGCCGCAATCAAACCAAATCTAAAGCAACATCGCATTAAGGAGATCTGTCAGGTACTACAAGTCCCTCGTTCCACGTATTATGATCAACAGAATCATTATATCTCACCACAAGCAGAACATCGAAAGACGCTCTGCCAAGCGATCAAGCGCATTTATTATAATCACCGTCGGGTCTATGGCGCTCCTAAGATTTTAAAGGAATTGAAAAAAGAGGGACTAGCCGCAAGCATCAAGTTAGTTCAGCGTTTAATGCGCCAAATGGAACTTAAATCGATCACCCTAAAGAAGTGGCATTACCAACAAGCAAATAATATCGACGAAGCGAATTATCCGAACCTGCTCGCTCAGGATTTTAGCACGACAGCACCAAATCAAAAATGGTGTGCCGATATCACTTACGTTCACACCAAAGCTGATGGCTGGTGTTATTTATCAAGCATCCAGGATCTGTATTCACGTAAAATCATTGCCCACAAGTTGAGTCGTCACATGACTGCCGATCTAGTGCTCGACACTTTAAAACAAGCTTTTGAAACCAGAAAAGTAACAGACCAGTTGATCATTCATACCGATTTAGGCAGTCAATACCGCAGCACCACCTTTGAAGAACTTCTACGACAACGCCATATCCAGCACTCTTATAGCAAGCGCGGTTGTCCATATGACAATTCAGTTCTGGAGTCATTCCATGCCAGCTTAAAAAAAGAGGAAGTTTATCAGACCCATTACCAAAATTTTGATGAAGCAAATGTGGCTTTATTTAGCTACATTGAGAGCTTTTACAACAATGATCGGATTCATAGTGCCATTGATTATTTAACCCCGAATGAAAAGGAAGAATTAGTCGCTTAA
- a CDS encoding response regulator transcription factor, giving the protein MTKILVVDDEKKIVDIVTAYLIAQKFEVEVAYSGTEALTKFYKGQPNLVVLDLMLPDLDGNEVTKRIRQDSKTPIIMLTAKSSDESIVNGLKSGADDYVVKPFSPRVVVERIKTVLRRVTEEQVEKVLSFNKGQLKIKLESQQVFVCDAEIALTHTEYDILSTMATYYRQIFTREQLIDSTRGIDYDGLDRMIDSHIKNLRRKIEDDSTKPVFIITVHGRGYRFGGSKDE; this is encoded by the coding sequence TTGACAAAAATTTTAGTTGTTGACGATGAAAAGAAAATTGTAGATATTGTTACCGCCTATCTAATTGCGCAAAAATTTGAAGTTGAAGTAGCCTATTCTGGAACGGAGGCCTTAACAAAGTTTTATAAGGGACAGCCTAATTTAGTAGTGCTTGATCTTATGCTGCCAGATTTGGATGGTAATGAAGTAACTAAAAGAATACGGCAGGATAGTAAAACACCAATAATTATGTTGACTGCCAAATCAAGCGATGAAAGTATTGTTAATGGACTAAAATCTGGAGCAGATGATTATGTGGTTAAACCTTTTAGTCCACGAGTAGTAGTGGAACGGATAAAAACTGTACTGCGACGTGTCACAGAGGAACAAGTAGAAAAAGTACTTTCTTTTAATAAGGGACAGTTAAAAATAAAACTAGAATCTCAGCAAGTTTTTGTTTGCGACGCAGAAATTGCACTCACACATACAGAGTACGATATTCTGTCAACAATGGCGACCTATTATAGACAAATATTCACTCGTGAACAGTTGATTGATTCAACAAGAGGTATTGACTATGACGGATTAGACCGAATGATTGACTCACATATTAAAAATTTAAGGCGGAAAATTGAAGATGATAGTACTAAGCCAGTTTTTATAATAACTGTTCATGGCCGCGGTTATCGTTTTGGTGGGAGTAAAGACGAATGA
- a CDS encoding cupredoxin domain-containing protein — MDKILVTIIAGLLVGFIVWWFFGKHVTKEVAADVTGNEQDVSVIVNGGYTPSTVVLKRGIPAQITFNRKDPSSCLEQVVFEDFGINDFLPQNKDHAIDIDTSKPGEYSYACGMNMFHGKVIVK, encoded by the coding sequence ATGGATAAAATTTTGGTAACAATAATAGCCGGTCTACTAGTTGGTTTTATTGTCTGGTGGTTCTTCGGCAAACATGTGACTAAGGAGGTTGCGGCCGATGTAACAGGTAATGAACAAGATGTTAGTGTGATCGTTAATGGCGGTTATACACCTAGTACTGTAGTTTTGAAACGTGGTATTCCTGCCCAAATTACGTTTAACCGTAAAGATCCCTCAAGCTGTTTAGAACAAGTTGTTTTCGAAGACTTCGGCATCAATGATTTTTTGCCACAGAATAAGGATCATGCAATCGACATTGATACAAGTAAACCTGGTGAATACAGCTATGCCTGTGGAATGAACATGTTTCATGGGAAGGTGATCGTTAAATAG